In Metopolophium dirhodum isolate CAU chromosome 5, ASM1992520v1, whole genome shotgun sequence, the sequence CCAGCTAGTACCCATGAGACCGTATTTAGCCCAGAAACACCCTGTACATCCGAATACAGAACAACTCAAATATTTAACAACGTTCTTTGTCCGTTTGTGAAATTAATTTCCATTATACGGTAATTAATTTACCCTCACCGGCAgtgcaaacaatattataatataactctatagtttaaaaattaacagtttaaattatgtaaaagtcTAACCGTCGAAATATCGATTTATCTGTGAACtcgttaatatatttgatacagGGTGATCCATTGATACGCTATTCCACTTTTTTCccgttaataattaaaataaatttttaatttttaagtatactttaattccacattttcaattattgagatcattattcattttacCATTTAGGGAGTTTCCTGTGGTGATACAAGTTTCTATATTCTAACGAGAACCAaccttttttattgtaaattgttaagccgatcaattttttgaaagtctttatgtatcaaaattcgaacgaacgtagtttctaagttattaaaatgcataatatactaaggataataccAAGTCGAATTGGTTTTACcgtaatggtttttaaaattgatttccaCTCTCTTTGCTTATAACTCTATCTCAATTGtctgtatgtattatatgtacattataatatgaacaaaagtCGTACCTAAGTACCTAAACGTCCTAACACACTTTTACGGTTTCTTCTAAAATCGTTTGATGTGCTTTTATGTCTGTCGAGACGGGAAAATATCTTTTagaatagataggtactatacttaatataattattgcataCCATCGAGTCGGTATTAATTTATACGGTTTTAGAAAGTATGAGATGTCAGTTCACAAATAGAATACATATGTTTAATTAGTTTGGATAAAAACgtgaatttaatcataaaacatattttaattaatgcgTACTACTTACCAGTCACGATAACACAACTACACCACACGCACTTGTAATcaagactttttttttgtaatttttactaaattaatcattgttgttttttttattttgtagaccGACGGTTATGTGAAGGTCATTCAGTTGTTATCAAATAGTCGTCACAGTAAGTTCTATAACAAACAAACTATAATCATCGAAAAATATCAGTACCTTCTTTGTGAAAATATCAGAAAATTGTGTGAACCGTTTACGATAATGCCATACACTCATACTTGtacttttcatataatattattaataaattgtacaatctTGTTTGTCACTCGGTTATCACAATTAGcgtaataattaggtacataatacattaacaaTGTTTAAGTCTAAGACTgactcaaataaataataatagttatataatttatatcattttattgaaattttaataactatataagaatTTATGGTAGTTTGCGTGATTTTAATGGTGGCTCCTAATGATGTAATATGAGTTGTTAAaatacagtattttatttttggattgtattatatacgcatGGTATAAAACTTTTATCAGCAATTGAACACTGGTTATATAACTGATGAGTAATGAGTTATGGCCAATTTAAAATATGCCTCAATAATTacagaaaacatttaaaaaacaaaaataacacgAGAATAAGTTTAGAGTAAATGAATATCTTAAGTCATGGTACCAATCCTAATGTACTATACAACTAGCAGTAGATAAATAGTTCGATAAAGACTATAAATAggtttaaattaaagaatgcaGTTATATCtaacagtaaattatatttttaaatataaaattaatatactaacaatattaacaaatattggcATCTTAGCGACCAGATTTTGGCTACTCCCACCTCTTTAAAGCCAAAATCGATTGAGCATATCGCAAATGACCTCACTCCCCTCAATGGTTGGCTTTTGGTTTGACCTTTTCACTTCATCTGCGCGTATTCCCATACACCCactcttgtattttttttttattatagttcatattatatttataaaaaaaaaatattttatttttaaaccgtcTTCTAtcgtatcaatttttttaaagtgctATACTGGGTTTGAATGACACGTCGTTTTTAACTGCATATTCTGAAAAAGTTTTCGGAGTATATCgctggatataatatataatattatataatatatatattatataatattataaaaatcgaatttagaacgagtattaaattagtttaaaagtatttaaagtttatatgagTGACTGGTAGAGTGGCACAGAGCCTCAGGGGTGACTTGAAAAATGAACTACTTAATTGACATATTAacgctaaaaaataatattttttttcaataatattgatttataaattctaagattatgtaaaaaaatatataaaatatatattcatatttcaaaacacgttatttttttagattctgagcgaagcgatgaatttattgattttataatgatgtgtgttttttttttgtgtctgtcatcatggtttggggcagtaaaactgcttcgattttcttcaacggtatcttgttcgatggaaaagtgaatctagttgatgcaTTCAggaggtaaaattttaaaatttccagtagttttcaaaagcgacgtgaaaaacaaaagaaaaattaaggaaaaacgggaatttttacgcaaaatctgttttcgagaatattgattttcttattttgttgtaattaaaaaacgtatgattgtagatacttgaaaatttcactgaatgtttatattagcattttctatacacgataaaatttcgaaaataatttgactcgttttgagctgtttacggacattgtcagttttcaattttcttagttttttttttctataaatatcaataaaattttatttgttgggtaaaaaagcgtgaaaatttaatgcaaggctcctgatatcaTATAacgatagcagttgaaaaatattaaaaatacataggcacaatttttttttataagcatttaaagttcaaattttgacaaaatttatcaaatttaaaatatgttaattattttgtagttaaaaatttataaaatgttcaagttttATAGCTtacgattgaaaatttaaaacaaggcttcaataggttatatataaattactttattcacaataatatcatcaaatatacttcgtaatatcataggctaactgaccgttttcgctcagaatcgtttttcttatgcaatgatattatatcattgaattcaaatttaacaccacccattacagtgacccacttgtaacctactgtacagcagaacgacatccacttacccatcttATTTTTCCTTGTTTGACAGCAGAAGAGGCTTTGTTTGAAATTTATGAACTATTCAAGTGCAGacattctaaattttaattttttgttttagtttttactctAAAGTAATGTCAAATATGATTGAAAACATTGGACCGAAACCTGTTTTAGGGTACCAAAAAGTGTTCTTGGAACCTCAGAAGTCCCGGATAacgtaaaagaaaattatttttgtgtttatgcaTATACCTAATTCGTTGAGTGcctatgattattgattagcCTAAATATACATGTTACAAATGTATCGTTATACCTTATTTTGTTCGTAAGTGTTTTATAAAGTTCCTGGTGGAAGTGTGAAAACTTAAAAGTATCAAGGCCGTATCCAGAAATTTTTTTCGGGGGGTGGGGATcaaaacatgtatattgtaattttattgaatttatgttttgatatttggttaggtatttttttttcggggggggggggggggtcttcCTCGGATACGGTCttgaaaagtatattatttatacttaatgacaatgagaaaaaatatttgattgattaTGATTAGCTAAGGTACAAGACGTATCGATGAATTGGAATTCTTGAATAAATtgcttatacatttaaaataataaaaatgattttttttttttgtagtagtctataatatatattattatatagaaaatataaactattgattttgtattataattcataataatttgcaGTGACTTACTTAATGATGAGGTATACTCAACACCTACACTGTATAGTATACCATTTAGCACCATATTATAGCAGTTACCTTATTCTCCCCTCTCCCCATTTCGCTGTTTAATTGAATCAAAAACTTCAATGTTTATTTTGTGATATGCACTTATCACATATTAAACATACGaatgaaatacttttaaattctaatacCAGCAATTACCtacgtaattttgttttatataattttaatatatgtatgtattattacgAACTCAATGTAGTCTATTCGGTCGTTTTtgattgtatacaaatttaatctcgaaatcgttttcttttttttagcaTCTAAACTTTACGTTATTGTCTCGGTAGCGAAACGCCAAACGACGAGTGCACTTAAAACGTGTTGCTTTCGAACGGTAGCCATTAAATAAGTCGTTCGTATcgttggtaggtacctaatattgttaatggttttatttttatacgttaAATAAACACTAATTGGATTTAAATCAATACGgatagtataggtaggtataggatGTGTATGTTGTGCCCCTGTTTCGTAACTAATAAGCTTGTTTTTGACGGgagatttgttttatataactttaaaatgtttttaacactAAATGTTTTGTGCTAAGAATTAAATCaacttaattttcttttgaaatatttacgtCTATTATTTCGAACGGATTCTAGaagtaatttttctttatttcaagaattttaattttaaaaaaaatctgtttttccagtgcaataataaacttaataataattaatagtaaattgttTGTGATTTTGACGAAAGTTATTGTGCACCTATTGTTTTGTCCttattaatggaaaaaaataacgtttcaAGTTGTCATTTAAATGATATTGTTgttcttattatagttatgaaataattaaaaacgaaatttaatgaaacaccatatttttttcttataagagtgtatacactataatacatctaaatatatttccattgtcacacaatttaataaaattcatacaatCATACGTTATATAAAATTCATATCTATGTATAGAATATGGTCACTTTTGAAATTGTACAGTTGAACGgtcttaaatattgtaaaaaatacgaATAAGAAATATTcattcaaacttaaaaatataaaaacctaagaaaatataaaatatcatattaaataaatagaattcATGACAAATTTTAAACGTACTTGTTTTTATGCTGAACAATagatatcataattattataatctataaaatatgtgagGCCACATGATCTCGAGCGGTGGTAAGTTATTCCGATTGTATGGTAAACTCTACCGATTTTTAAAACTAGCAAACTCTCCCAATGGTAAAATGTCCTgggtcaatattatgtttacctgaAAGAAATGTGTTAAACTCTACCGTTAAAATCAATAcgtaattaaagaaaaaaaaattaaaatccaaccCTAGCTGAGTTATAGTTTTGAAGTAGGTTCGCTGCCAACTGGACGTTCCCTTCTTTCAAGTGTGGTCACTTATTGTGTAttcttttaacaaatatttgcttattaactatacaaaatattttccagttttaatgaaaaaaatatatagttcatcAATCATATTCAGTTCATTCACGTCTAAAcccacatattttgttttcataataattcttcattaattgttttttaaatttaaatcgtattttatctGCAggaaaaataaaccaatttCTTATTTATGAAGATTTATTATTTGAACGGGCCGGGagcgtatagtaataatacgcgTGCCCGGTCACCAATTTATATTGTGCCCCACTAACACCTAGGTCTTAAAAGTGTGGAGAAGTAGCTGGGTGTGTAATGGGGTAATAGCTCAAACAATAGTGGTCGGAATTGCCGGGCAAATACTGTTGAGCTATGTAGTGCGTGTTGTGTtaaatgtgtatttgtgtatttgtATGTGgtgtgtttacaataattaaaaactcacAAGAAGGTAACTAAGTTGAAATAATggtaacaaaaatgatttgaatggtaataaaatataatataatgaataacacgGCCCTTATGACCAAAcagaataaacaatattaattaatatatatatgtacgtctCTTATAGacgaataaaattacaatattaatatattagggtGTGGcccttttggcccaacaaaagtataattaataatgtatggcccttctggcacaataataaatataataataatgtatggcccttctggcacaataataaatataataataatgtatggcccttctggcacaataataaatataataataatgtatggcccttctggcacaataataaatataatatgtagcccTTCTGgctcaataataaataataacaaaaataacaataataactcacAGTTTTGTGGAGCTCAGACTGGCCAGCTGGTCCTAcatctagtaataataattaacgataaaatataatacaaaaggaTATCACGGTGACACGGTTGATAACCCGCGAGTATTGCACagcaaagtataatatattatgtatatgcaaaatatatatatatgtgattttAGGTACACGTAaaaaagaacaatataataataaaataaattagacttagcccttatggctcacaaataataaatataattcacacTTAAGCACTTtttgctaataagtaataatcacatacaaaaaaactgtttaatacttcaatataattaataataatggtccTGACTCTACGGCTTACGGTACAGAACAACAATATAATCGGCGGCCGTGCTAATATATTCCAGCAGACGCACGGCGGCGGCGTACGATAACACGgtgtaatctacatattatataactcacacGATACATctacaaattcaataataactaaaacaaaaataaacaatacgaaTAGTGATATGTGTGAGACCAGCTGTTCCTCCCGTGACCGATTTTTCTTAATTACCTAATCTATAAAACTGTTGCGGCGGCAACATTCTCCCCCCGTTGAAAATCCTGGTTTTCAACTGAGCTGTTGTCCTTTTCAGTCGGTAGTCGACATAATTTGATTACTGGCCGACGCATGAGCGTTCCGTTTGCTGTTCTTATGGTGACAACCCGGACTACACCATCAGAGCCAGGATGCAATTCCATAACCAATCCTAACTTCCATCTGGCTGGAGGCATACAATCATCTTTGATAATAACGACATCGTTCTTTGCTAGCTGTGCGCTCTTGCTTGTCCACTTGCCACGAATTTGAGTCTGTGGTAGATACTCTCTCGACCACCGCTTCCAAAAGGTCTGCATCAAATTTTGCACTAGTTGCCATCTACGTAGACCATTGGGCTCTTCCTTAGATATGTCTGGTTCATCTGGTAACAACATAGCTCCTCCAATCAAGAAGTGAGATGGAGTAAGGACTGCCAAGTCAGAAGGATCACTATTTAGTGGAGTCATCGGTCTGGAATTGAGACAAGCCTCGATTTGGCACAAGAGAGTTCGCATTTCTGTATTCGTAAGCTTGTGATCAGATATAACTCTCTTCATGTGGTGTTTCATACTCTTCACGGCACTCTCCCATATACCACCAAAATGTGGAGCAGAAGGCGGGTTGAAATGCCACTCAATACCTTCTTTCTCAAGATCAACACTGGCTTTTTTCATCATTGAAATTAACTCCTTTTGAGCCCCAACAAAGTTTGTGCCATTGTCACTAAAAACCTTAGCACATTTTCCTCTTCTAGCCATAAAACAACGAAATGTCGCCATGAAAGACTTACTTGAAAGATCGTCAGCCAACTCCAAATGTATGGCCTTCGTTGAGAAGCAAACAAATATAGCAATCCAAGCCTTCTTAGCAGCTACACGCCTCAAACCACTGCGAATATATATGGGTCCAGCAAAATCTACACCTGTGACAGTGAAAGGTCTAGTACACTGAACTCGGTCTCTTGGGAGTGGTGCCATAATTGGATGATTGAAACGTGGACGTGCCTTTGTACATTTGACACAATGCCATACCACTGATCTCGCGGTTACTCGACCTAGCAGTGGCCAGTAAAGACGTCTAACTTCAGATAACATGAGCTGAGGTCCTCCATGAAGTAGCTCGAGATGGTATGCTTCAAATATTAGCCTGGTTATTTTATGACTAGCAGGCAATACTATAGGGTGTTTTTGTCCATCGGCTATGTCTGAATTCTCGAGTCTTCCACCAACAAGTATTAACCCATCGCGTTGGAAGGGATTCAAACTACGCAACTTGCTATTTCTTGGTACTTCTAGTCCCCTTTCTAGTGACGAGATCTCTTTACTGAAACACTCAGCTTGGACCATTCTTAAAATTGATTTCCTCGCTTCGTCCAAATCTGATATTGTTAGGGATTGAGGCCCATTGATTTTCTTACGCATGTACTTCGAATAGACCGTTAACCAAGCAACTCCTCGTAGCATACAATTCCATTCAGAGTAGTGTTCTAATATACTATTCAACGGTTTGATCACTAATAGCACTAGCTTCACTTTGCGTACTTCGGGTAGCTCATCATCATGGGTTATCGGATTCAAGATCCAATCCTTCTCATCACTTTCCAACCAGGTAGGTCCGTTCCACCACAATCTTGCCGCTAACAGTTCCCGTGGTCTTAAACCTCTTGAAGGGATATCTGCTGGGTTTTCCTGCGTGCCTATATGGTTCCACTGGCTGACCTCTGTAATATCCATAATTTGAGCTACTCGATTGGCAACATAGATTTTTAGCCGGCTGCTTTGGCTATTCAACCACCCTAAAACTATAGTTGAATCCGTCCATAGTTTGAACTGATGAATATTGATTTGCCATGAATCAGCGACCCGTTGAGCCAATTCAGTTAATAACAAGGCACCATTCAATTCAAGTCGGGGTATTGTATTTCCTTTTAACGGGGCCACTCGAGTTTTTGCACAAAGAAGTCTGGAATGCCATTTTCCATCGCTGCTCTGAGAACGAATGTAGATACAGGCCGCATACGCTTCTTCGGATGCGTCACAAAACCCGTGTACATCTATGATATCAGTTCGTTCAGGTATAGCCTTTCTGGGAATGGATAAATATTTCAGTCGCTCCAGATCTTCGTAAAATTTACCCCATCTTTCCTGTATATTTAACGGAAGCCTTGCATCCCAATCTATCTTCATGGACCAGAGCTGTTGTAGAAATATTTTTCCCTTCACTAGAACCGGTGACAGGAAACCGAGTGGATCAAAAATTCTGTTTAGGTCTGAGAGTATAGCTCTTTTTGTCAATGTACCTTCCATGGATCTTGATACGATTTCAAATTGAAATAGGTCGGCAATTGGTTTCCACTGCAGTCCCAATGACTTGACAGTGTCATCGTCTCCGATATCCAACACGAACAAGGGATCGTTAACACACTTAGACATGTTTTGCAGTACAAACTCGGAATTGGAACACCATTTCCTTAACGGTAGCTTTGCTGAATCTAGCACTGTGCTTACTTCTCTTTGTAATTGACAGCAGTCATCCTCGGTGTCGGCTCCCGTCATTAAATCATCCATATAGAAATCTTCGGCAATCACTTTTGAAGCGCACGGGAATTGCTTTTCGGCACTTTTCGCGAGTTCTATTAGACAATAGGTAGATAGAAATGAAGCAGGAGTCATTCCGTATGTTACTGTAGTGAGTTGATATAAACGAAGTAATTCCTTAGGACTGGATCTCCAAACAATTCTTTGTAGGTCCCAGTCTTCTCTTGCGATTTTGATTTGCCGAAACATTTTCTCTATATCGGAAGTTAAGACGAATTGATGCTTACGGAAGCGAacaagtatagaaaataaatcttGCTGAACAGTAGGACCGCATTTCAGAACGTCGTTAAGAGAGACACCAGATGCGCTCTTGGCGGAAGCATCGAAAACCACTCGAACCTTTGTCGTTAAACTTGATGCCTTTATTACTGAATGGTGCGGCAGATAGAAGTGTTTCTGCGTTTGAACTGAATTTTCCAGTACTTCAACCATATGCCCCATCTTAATATATTCATTCATAAATCGTATGTATTCTTTCTTCAGGTGTTCGTCATGCTGCAATCTTTTCTCTACATTTAAGAATCGTGCGATCGCCATAGGTAAGGTTTCGCCTATTTCACTGATTGTCTCCTTGATGGGAAGTCGTACAACAAAACGCCCTTCCTCATCACGTATTGTGTATTGCTTAAAATGTTGCACTGTTTCTAGCTCTTCTTGACTTCTCTTATTCGCCCTTGATGTTCGACCATAGCTTGTATCCTCAACGATTCCGAGAACCTTCCAATCCTCCTCTATCGTCTGTCCAATTGACAAAAGTGTTGGTGTTTGACGTTTAGGCAGTTCTCCCGTTACAAGCCATCCAAAGTTACTCTCATAAAGCGTGACTGAACCTATATTCAATGGTATTTTTGTTGTTCCCAAAATGTCGAAGAACGAGCCACCTCCAATAAGTAGGTCAACACTTTGAGGACGGTGAAAGTCTAGATCAGCCAAGTTTGAAGACACAGTACCTGGTATTTTCCATCCATCTGCAGGCTCTGGACAGGACGCTAGATTCCCCACGATATTAGGCAATACATAACAAGA encodes:
- the LOC132944821 gene encoding uncharacterized protein LOC132944821; the protein is MGLDEIMQAQVKELRKKRGIIKASLTRMKNFLEGFDLTTDAISLLEFRQEELPRLNQKFDDIQTQLELIVVDDCEKEEEERNKFEFDYFSIRSRIQEIVNARKINNSSSHNSTFNTSVGHSRAQLPIITLPVFAGDIQDWESFFDCFRAMIHDDGGFTPAQKFYYLRSSVSGQALDLIKSVPMTDTNYEVAIERLKQRYDNRSLVIQSHIRSLLESPYVEQPRAKDLQALHAHVSTHVAALKALDQPTEHWDAWLVTIIVSRLDSATSHGWQLRQHNTQLPKYCDLEQFLASRCIAFESSEATSGPIRDIRTTLAGETAKKSNAKNVFPETRRSLVASSNTVSCQYCTDAHKLYHCEKFKAATINTRLSFVQEKRMCFNCLTPGHMANVCRSTYSCRTCNRKHHSLLHQERQQQIPEKEQLENKQPDISQQLSTSGVVVSAPVPVNTTAENSHVFLATALVMVQDKNGGHRQCRAILDSGSQVNFVSKRYANLLQLACKTSSLPISGIGDNRLKARSCSELKIESRTSDFSIKISCYVLPNIVGNLASCPEPADGWKIPGTVSSNLADLDFHRPQSVDLLIGGGSFFDILGTTKIPLNIGSVTLYESNFGWLVTGELPKRQTPTLLSIGQTIEEDWKVLGIVEDTSYGRTSRANKRSQEELETVQHFKQYTIRDEEGRFVVRLPIKETISEIGETLPMAIARFLNVEKRLQHDEHLKKEYIRFMNEYIKMGHMVEVLENSVQTQKHFYLPHHSVIKASSLTTKVRVVFDASAKSASGVSLNDVLKCGPTVQQDLFSILVRFRKHQFVLTSDIEKMFRQIKIAREDWDLQRIVWRSSPKELLRLYQLTTVTYGMTPASFLSTYCLIELAKSAEKQFPCASKVIAEDFYMDDLMTGADTEDDCCQLQREVSTVLDSAKLPLRKWCSNSEFVLQNMSKCVNDPLFVLDIGDDDTVKSLGLQWKPIADLFQFEIVSRSMEGTLTKRAILSDLNRIFDPLGFLSPVLVKGKIFLQQLWSMKIDWDARLPLNIQERWGKFYEDLERLKYLSIPRKAIPERTDIIDVHGFCDASEEAYAACIYIRSQSSDGKWHSRLLCAKTRVAPLKGNTIPRLELNGALLLTELAQRVADSWQINIHQFKLWTDSTIVLGWLNSQSSRLKIYVANRVAQIMDITEVSQWNHIGTQENPADIPSRGLRPRELLAARLWWNGPTWLESDEKDWILNPITHDDELPEVRKVKLVLLVIKPLNSILEHYSEWNCMLRGVAWLTVYSKYMRKKINGPQSLTISDLDEARKSILRMVQAECFSKEISSLERGLEVPRNSKLRSLNPFQRDGLILVGGRLENSDIADGQKHPIVLPASHKITRLIFEAYHLELLHGGPQLMLSEVRRLYWPLLGRVTARSVVWHCVKCTKARPRFNHPIMAPLPRDRVQCTRPFTVTGVDFAGPIYIRSGLRRVAAKKAWIAIFVCFSTKAIHLELADDLSSKSFMATFRCFMARRGKCAKVFSDNGTNFVGAQKELISMMKKASVDLEKEGIEWHFNPPSAPHFGGIWESAVKSMKHHMKRVISDHKLTNTEMRTLLCQIEACLNSRPMTPLNSDPSDLAVLTPSHFLIGGAMLLPDEPDISKEEPNGLRRWQLVQNLMQTFWKRWSREYLPQTQIRGKWTSKSAQLAKNDVVIIKDDCMPPARWKLGLVMELHPGSDGVVRVVTIRTANGTLMRRPVIKLCRLPTEKDNSSVENQDFQRGENVAAATVL